Proteins encoded together in one Marinithermus hydrothermalis DSM 14884 window:
- a CDS encoding glycosyltransferase, which produces MRISVVIPARNEEAWLPHTLEALARQTRRPDEVIVVDNASTDRTARIARDWGARVLRCDTPGVAYARQAGLMAARGAWVVTTDADSLPLPHWLEALERRMPGSVALYGPLRFYGVRGWEAWLSDVGYRGFVHVMRLAGRPNLAGANMAFERAAALEVGGYPEVPAREDVLLGWRLAKRGRVRYVPEALVLTSARRLRRGWGHFLWQQLKNLAGRTDTYFQEDAGKER; this is translated from the coding sequence GTGCGGATCTCTGTGGTCATTCCGGCCCGAAACGAGGAGGCCTGGCTGCCCCATACCCTCGAGGCCCTGGCCCGCCAGACCCGGCGGCCGGACGAGGTGATCGTCGTGGACAACGCCAGCACGGACCGCACCGCCCGCATCGCTCGGGACTGGGGGGCGCGCGTGCTGCGTTGCGATACTCCCGGCGTGGCCTACGCCCGGCAGGCGGGCCTCATGGCCGCCCGTGGCGCGTGGGTCGTCACCACGGACGCGGACTCGCTGCCGTTGCCGCACTGGCTCGAGGCGCTCGAGCGCCGTATGCCGGGCAGCGTCGCGCTTTACGGTCCACTGCGTTTTTACGGGGTCCGCGGGTGGGAGGCCTGGCTTTCGGACGTGGGGTACCGGGGGTTCGTGCACGTGATGCGGCTCGCAGGGCGCCCAAACCTCGCAGGCGCGAACATGGCGTTTGAGCGGGCCGCGGCCCTCGAGGTGGGGGGGTACCCCGAGGTGCCCGCGCGGGAGGACGTGCTGTTAGGGTGGCGTCTGGCGAAGCGGGGGCGGGTACGGTACGTGCCGGAGGCGCTGGTACTGACCTCCGCCCGCCGGCTCCGCCGGGGATGGGGGCATTTTCTCTGGCAGCAGCTTAAAAACCTCGCCGGGAGGACGGATACGTATTTTCAGGAAGACGCGGGAAAGGAAAGATGA
- a CDS encoding MFS transporter, with the protein MHRLLPWRSGQVGVLLRFLLALGLVEFARSGLYAGLLPLVAPERLGLNLGVVGVAVSLHYLGDTFGRSFGGYLSDRFGVGWVVGTGALVGLAVVLWVPEAKVGGLLWGLALLHGLAIMPMWPGVMTLASRASKPGADARSIGLAHMLLAPFIGLGALATAYFADTRPRTAFTLVLGAQAIAAVLALSVLRVRGEARPAPPTRPRYPWGRLVSLFPAAFAQTLAPGLLAPILFPFAKYAGLSPLWVGLVIAVGGLVAYGLLQPAGRLADRYGPKWPLIVGISLNAITLLLLARMPPLPLYLLIAALGGLGYALMVPSWGGLVVRTLPEHNRAAAWGALMTFEGLGFAVGPALGGLAWTALGVTAPFELGASVYLIVALFYLIYLRRR; encoded by the coding sequence GTGCATCGTTTACTCCCGTGGCGGAGCGGTCAGGTAGGGGTTCTGCTCCGCTTCCTCTTGGCGCTTGGGCTTGTGGAGTTCGCCAGGAGCGGGTTGTACGCGGGGTTGTTGCCGCTCGTGGCGCCGGAACGCCTCGGGCTGAACCTGGGCGTGGTGGGGGTTGCGGTCTCGCTGCACTACCTGGGGGACACCTTCGGTCGCAGCTTCGGGGGGTACCTCAGCGACCGGTTCGGTGTGGGGTGGGTGGTCGGCACGGGAGCGCTGGTAGGGTTGGCGGTGGTGCTTTGGGTTCCGGAGGCCAAGGTCGGGGGGCTCCTTTGGGGGTTGGCGCTGCTGCACGGGCTCGCCATCATGCCCATGTGGCCCGGCGTCATGACGCTCGCTAGCCGCGCGAGTAAGCCCGGCGCGGACGCGCGCTCCATTGGGCTGGCCCACATGCTCCTCGCGCCGTTCATCGGCCTGGGGGCCCTCGCGACGGCGTACTTCGCCGATACACGCCCGCGCACAGCCTTCACCCTTGTGCTGGGAGCACAGGCTATCGCCGCAGTCCTGGCGTTGAGCGTGCTCCGCGTGCGCGGCGAGGCGCGCCCGGCCCCCCCGACACGCCCCCGCTACCCGTGGGGGCGCCTCGTTTCCCTGTTCCCCGCCGCGTTCGCGCAAACCCTTGCCCCGGGCCTTCTCGCGCCCATCCTGTTCCCGTTCGCCAAATACGCGGGCCTCTCCCCCCTGTGGGTGGGGTTGGTGATCGCGGTCGGGGGGCTCGTCGCCTACGGGTTGCTGCAGCCCGCGGGGCGACTCGCCGACCGGTACGGCCCCAAGTGGCCCCTCATCGTCGGGATCAGCCTGAACGCCATCACCCTGCTCCTCCTGGCGCGCATGCCGCCGCTGCCGCTTTACCTTTTGATCGCCGCACTGGGAGGGCTGGGGTACGCCCTGATGGTGCCGAGCTGGGGCGGGCTCGTCGTGCGCACGCTACCGGAGCACAACCGCGCCGCAGCCTGGGGGGCGCTCATGACCTTCGAAGGGCTGGGGTTCGCCGTCGGGCCTGCCTTGGGCGGCCTTGCCTGGACGGCGCTGGGGGTCACGGCGCCCTTCGAGCTCGGCGCGTCCGTGTACTTGATCGTAGCCCTCTTCTACCTGATCTACCTGCGGAGGCGCTGA
- a CDS encoding polysaccharide deacetylase family protein translates to MVWWLGILLLYALTDLLFRWMGWGALAHAARTTPKVALTFDDGPSPVTLELLELLERHGARGTFFVTGTRAERHPDLLQRIREGGHQLASHGYWHRPALFMMPWTEWVHIRRLPYSLYRPPWGIHSPFTRLFARLAGKRVVLWDVESQDWLEQDPQRLAERVLRYVKPGSIVLLHDGPERTLALLAHLLPRLRALGYAAVTLEELRPHALGFREGLQRGLQGSEERFDRRRNTVRVGLGPFDVLRVEKRPYDGPPLPGIPQGAPAFEIHLESARISALGPFQAARQVRRGLVEVARLLLEDPEVRLVYGKSVLLPGARRLGFETAPLPLVERLVAAWAGRWFAWLYRGRVPSGEARLVYLTREALLERYMPPVS, encoded by the coding sequence ATGGTGTGGTGGCTCGGCATCCTCCTCCTGTACGCGCTCACGGACCTCTTGTTCCGCTGGATGGGGTGGGGTGCGCTCGCCCACGCCGCGCGCACCACCCCCAAGGTCGCGCTGACCTTCGACGACGGTCCCTCCCCCGTCACGCTCGAGCTCCTCGAGCTGCTGGAGCGCCACGGCGCGCGTGGCACCTTCTTCGTCACGGGCACACGAGCTGAACGCCACCCTGACCTCCTCCAGCGCATCCGGGAGGGGGGACACCAGCTGGCCTCGCACGGGTACTGGCACCGGCCTGCCCTGTTCATGATGCCGTGGACCGAGTGGGTCCATATCCGGCGACTGCCCTACTCCCTATACCGCCCGCCCTGGGGGATCCATTCCCCCTTCACGCGCCTTTTCGCGCGGCTCGCCGGAAAACGCGTGGTGCTGTGGGACGTGGAGTCCCAGGACTGGCTCGAGCAAGACCCCCAACGGCTCGCTGAGCGCGTGCTGCGCTACGTGAAGCCCGGATCGATCGTGCTGCTGCACGATGGCCCCGAGCGGACCCTAGCGCTTTTGGCGCACCTCCTGCCGCGCCTACGGGCCCTAGGGTACGCGGCGGTCACGCTGGAGGAGTTGCGGCCGCACGCCCTGGGCTTCCGGGAGGGACTACAGCGCGGGTTGCAGGGGAGCGAGGAGCGGTTCGACCGCCGCCGCAACACGGTGCGCGTGGGGCTGGGACCGTTCGACGTGCTGCGCGTCGAGAAGCGACCGTACGACGGGCCGCCCCTGCCGGGCATCCCTCAGGGTGCTCCGGCCTTTGAGATTCACCTGGAGTCCGCCCGGATCAGCGCGCTAGGGCCCTTCCAGGCCGCCCGCCAAGTACGCCGGGGGTTGGTAGAGGTGGCGCGCCTGCTCCTCGAGGATCCGGAGGTGCGGCTGGTCTACGGTAAGAGCGTCCTACTCCCCGGCGCGCGGCGGCTGGGGTTCGAGACTGCTCCTCTGCCCCTGGTGGAGCGGCTGGTAGCCGCTTGGGCGGGCCGCTGGTTCGCGTGGCTGTACCGAGGACGGGTGCCCTCCGGTGAGGCGCGCTTGGTGTACCTCACTCGGGAGGCGCTTCTCGAGCGGTACATGCCTCCGGTTTCGTAG